The stretch of DNA CCTTGGTAGTCTTTTGCATAATCTAAATCTGCAATTTCATTCCCTTTGTAAAATACATCGGCATCAAATAAGGTGTTGATTTGTACATTGGTTGGATTGAACAAAGAACGAGCAGTTTCAAAATCAGCTGTAAAAGGCAGTGTAAAATCACCAAATTTAAATTCACCTGAAGCAGCAATACAGTCGTTAAAATAATCTAAAGTCTCGTAATTAGCGTGATCATAGGTAAGATCCGTTACCAAAGAGAATTTCTCAGTACCATTGTTTTTTGCTATAATTTCTACATTAAGTTTAGCAGGTGCTGTTCTTTTTGCCTTAATTTCAAATACATAAGGAGCCAAGGTAAGGTGCATTTCCATTTCTACAGGAATCTGGAAAGAAGTATTATCATAAGTAGCGGACTTAAGATCAACCCCAATACAATCTTCATTATTAACACTTACATTTGCCATCAAAGAAGTTGGCAACCAATATTGGTAATTGTTATACGAAACCTGTTGATCGGTGTAATGATGTGCAGTCGCAACTACTGAATTAGAGTTTGCTCCCATAATAGCTGGCATTTCCAATACAATTTTGTCGGTTGGCAAACTAGAAGCTGTCCAGTTCTGAGTTGAGGCATTCCAACTATGTGTTCCTACGTGATTCGTAAAATTGAATTTATTGGTTTGGTAAGCAGTAATATTAAGATGCGATTCTAGGGTATTGTACAACATTTCTGCCCAGTTTGAATTGAGCGCTTGTCCTCGGTCAAGGTTCAAAAAGTCGTCAATAGCTTGCATTGCACAACCTGCCTTTAAAGCTTTTGTTTCTGTTATAACATCATTAAATAGGTTTTTGATGTTTTCTTTATCTTCTTCTACAGTAGTTTCGATCGGTGGATCATTTTTATCACAGTTACTGAGAAAAAATGCCATAAAAGACAAAATAAAGAAAAACTTCAATTTAGAATTCATCATTTTTATGAGTTTTTAAGTATTAAAATTGAGATTTTAAAAAAAATTATTGATTTTATGAGACTGTAATTCTTTAGGTTAAGTAGCGCAAAGAAACATAAAATAAATGAACATTCAAACAATTTTTAAAGAAAAAATTATTTAACATTTAATTCTAACTAAACGGGTTATGTTCTCTATGAAAAAATATATTAGTATTGGAGTTATTTTATTGCTTATGTTAGTGAGCTGCCAAAACCGAAAAGTAGCAGCAATATCTATACCAATTCTTAGTTATGAAGTAAACCCCCAAAAAGAAAAAATAGCCTTTTATCTAAAGGATCGTTCAGGTAACAATTATAATCGTTTTACGAAATTAAAAGCAGCATTGGCACAAGAAGGAAAAGAACTTGTATTTGCCATGAATGGAGGAATGTATCAAAAGGACTTCTCTCCTGTAGGACTCTATATTGAGCAGGGAATTGTTCTGTCTCCAATGGATGATGCAAAAAACAGAGCGGGGAATTTTTATCTCCAGCCCAATGGTGTATTTTACCTAACCAAATCCAATGAAGGCAAGATCTGCCCAAGCGCTAACTTTAAATTGGGGAACCACATCAATTATGCCACACAATCGGGACCTATGTTAGTGATTGATGGCAAAATACACGCTAAATTTAATGCTACTTCCTCCAACATCAATATTCGAAATGGTGTTGGCATACTTCCCAACGGAAATTTACTTTTTGCACTCTCTAAAGAAAAAATAAACTTCTATTCTTTTGCGCTCTTCTTTAAAGAAAAGGGCTGTCGTAATGCTTTATACTTGGACGGTTTTGTCTCCAAAGCCTACTTGCCTAGCCAAGATTGGGTCAAAGAAGATGGAAATTTTGGAGTCATTATAGGGCAAACCCAATAAACAACAGTAACGTTTGCCTTTATTCCAATAGATTAATATTAGTTGGCTCGAATGTTTTGTGCACATAACGAAGGCTTACCTTAGGTGGAACGGTAATTTCAACTACTGTCTCGTGAAAGTTAAAATCATCTGCTTCTAACTTAGTAGACAAAGAATTGGCCGTATGCAGCATGCTCAGGATCATATTAAACATTTTTTTGTCCTCATGCTCCTTTTTCAACTGCTCCAATTGTCCTTCAGGAACCTCCAAAAATCTAGAGAAACTAACTTCTATAACAGGAGCTAAAGCAATGCCAATTTTAAATTCATTCGTTCGATAACCTGCCTGCTCTAACAAAGGCAAAACAGCCACAACATCGTTTACTACATCTATAATTTTTTCTTTAGCAGTAGGACCTAGATGGGTCAGCTTTTCGGCTCCCTCTTTTAGTTTGGTTACCGCTTCTTCGGATGATTTTTTAACAAATTGAGAGGTCTTAGCTAAACCATCCTTTAGGTTTTTTGTAAAGTCTTTCATGTTTATTGTTTAACTTTTTTTGTATTGATTAAGTAGGTGGACAAAAATAATTAACATTAAATTGGGCATCTACTTACCAATCTCTAGTAGCAATCAGCATTTCAATATCAGCATCATAACCATAAGCAATGGCAACAGCTTCAAAATCCCCCCCAATACAATCCCTTGCAGCGGTTTCTATCTCACTATCATTTTCATAAAATTCCTGCTCTAAATCATTAATTTTTTCAGTAGAAGCATGTGTTATTAAATACAAGGCCTCTAAGTTTTGGGGTTGTTCCTTTTCGATCTTAAAACACAACTCTACTAATATATTCTTTATTTTATCTACCAAAAATGAAGGGAAGTAGGTATCAGCATACATCTCACTCAGAAAGTTATACTGGCGAGTTGTTTCATTTTTTAGTTCTTTTTGATGCATCATAGTTAATTGTACTGGTTTGGGGAATGGAATCCTCTATTCGATGGTTTTTAAAATTTGACAGAATGGGCTTTTTAGTCATTTCTTAGACCTTAGGTCGTTTCACTCTTAGGAATTAGAGCAAAGCGATCTACAAATAGATAAAAGCTGCTCACATTTTAATTTTCACAAAAATCATCGGGTAGAAAAGTAACCAAGATAAAGATTCAAAACAACTTTTAAAAATAAGAAAATCTTCTTTTGTATTTAAAAATTTGTTAAAAGATTGCTTTTTTCAACAAAAACAACTTACTTTGTAATTCAAAGTACTTTACAAAACCTTTATAGATGGACAACTTTAGCAAAGAAGAACAATTACAACAACTATCTGAAATCCGTTTGCTAATGGAGCGTTCTAGCCGCTTTATTTCGCTGAGTGGCTTATCAGGTGTTGGCGCAGGAGTATCGGCATTAATAGGAAGTGCTATTGCCTATTGGAGAATAGAACAATACACAGCTTCCCAAAGAGGGCATTATGAATACAGCAACAATACACTCTTGTGGGAACTCATCTTTATTGCTGCTGGAATCTTGGTTGTAGCGCTAAGTGTTGGTGCTTTTTTTACCCTAAGAGAAGCCAAGAAACAAGGTCAGAGTATTTGGGACAAAAGCAGTCAACAGCTCCTCATTAATCTCCTTATTCCATTGATTACAGGAGGTCTATTTTGTTTGCTTCTGATTGATCATGGCATGTTGGGAATGGTAGCACCTGCTACGCTTATTTTTTATGGGTTAGCGCTGGTGAATGCAAGTAAATACACGCTAAATGATATTCGATACCTTGGTTTCTGTCAAATTATACTTGGTCTATTAAATGCTAAATTTATGGCTGTTGGCAATGGGATTTTGTTTTGGACCATTGGCTTTGGCTTGTTGCACATTATTTATGGCATTTATATGCATTACAAATACAAATAACCAAGCTATTCCGACTTGGTGCGTAAAGTGTCGTAAAAGTTCTAAATAACTTAGTATCTTTGGGAAAATTGGGCTAAATAAAGTGTACTAAAAAATATGATAGAAAATCTAAATAAAGTTTTTGAAAGTCGGGTCAGATTAGGCATTATGTCTATATTGATGGTTAATGAATGGGTGGAATTCAAAGCTTTAAAAGATTTATTGAAAGTGACAGATGGCAATTTAGCCTCTCACTTATCTGCTTTGGAAAAAAAACAATTGATTGATGTAAAAAAAGAGTTTGTTGGCAAAAAACCAAGAACTACTTACAATGCAACAACAGAGGGTAAAACCCTATTTAACAAACACTTGACCGCTCTTGAAGCTCTAATTAATAAAGAAAAATAATTTTTTTATCTTTTTACTTTGAATTTCAAAGTACTTTCAAATTAAAAATCATGACAATATTACAATGGCACAACCAACTTTCGTCAAAAATTAGAGGCGCTCTCCTATTTTTTATTCTTTTAATAATTTTAGACAACTCCACTCTATTTGATATTCCTATTTCCGAAACCTTCACTACCTCTAGCAACCTGAGTACTTGGCTAAGTTCTAAAGTCATAGGGATTGGTTTTATTGACAGTTTTGCTTTTAATTTAGTCAGCCTCCACATCATGCTTATTCTCCTGCTTTTTGGTGTCATAAAAGCCCCCTTTCGTAATATTTGGGCGCTAAAATTCACCATTTTGAGTACAACATTTATTATTTTTATTAGCAATTACCAATTGATAGAACCGAATAATAACATAGCCGTCTTGATTAATGGTAGTTTTCAAAGTTTAAAATTAATTCCCATTTTATTCGCTTATCATTGGACAAAACAACTGGCTACCCCCATTATTATATAGGGCTTTCCTATAAAAATGTTTACGCAAAATTGTTTTCTGATTATCAAATTATAAAATCGGTAAATTCTCAAATTAATGCTAAAAGTGAATCATTAAAACACTGATTTTGAGCAGTTGTATTTTTTTATAGGAAAACCCTTCATTCCTATATAACTACTTATTTTCTTAATTCCCAAACCTAAACAATTAACTAAGATGGAAACTACCACTAGATATTATGAAAACAGAGATCAAGTTTTTTATTGGGGCTTGGGGCTCATTGCCTGCTGTTTGAGTCTCTATGTTTTTTTATTGCAAAGCCACTCAACTAATAGTACGATAGAGACGAGCATCTTTATTAATTATGGAGCTGTGCTTTTTTATTTAACAATGCTTTGTGGTTCTAATTACAATCGCAGCAAAAATATTCTACGTCAAACCAATCGTTACCACTACATTTGCCTGCTGACCCTAGCAACTATTAGTTGTTTAACCCTTAACATTTCCATTAATATATTTGACCAATTCTCTACTTGGGTAATGGTTTATATGAGCTTGATGTATGGAGGGTTAATTGGCTTTTGTTTTTTAGATAAGCTCCCCAATCAACTTCGTATTCCCCTATTCTTTGTCTTGGGAATGGGAACAGCTCTATCCACCTATTTTACGCTCTTTCTACTTCCACTGATGCCCTTTGGGCTTGTTCTTTGTTTTGTCTTAGGTCTAAGCTTACACCTTGTTGTTCCTTTATTTGTTTTGCTTAATAGCATTACCTTATTCGTTCGAACAGAAAAAACAAAGATGGAGAAAACTGCCTACGGAATCGGCTTGGCAAGCCCTTGCCTTTTTGCCTTGCTTTTTGTACTACAATGGGCACAAACGAACCAATTGATAGAGGCTACTTACCATCAAACTAAATCGACTCAAAAATATCATTTACCAGCTTGGATTAGGCTAAGTCAGCAACTTTCGGATGGATTTTTTACAGAACGTATTCTTAAAGGGGGTATTGTTTATACCTCTTTTCACAACAGTTCTTGGGGTGGTTGGGAAGCAATGACCTTAAATTCGTTTCGAGACAAAAAAGAACACGATCCATTGGTCGCTATTGCTTCTATATTTAGTGGAGAACTACCTATTTCTCATACCGATCGAGTGCGAATTTTAAAATTTTATAACAACAATCGACACGATGCGCATCGAAAACTTTGGTCAGGTAAAAATTTGAGTACCACAAAAATTGAAACCAAGACTCAAATCTATCCAGAATATCGCCTAGCTTATACCGAAAAAACATTCATCATCAAAAACAACAGCCGTCAATCTTGGCGTTCAGAAGAAGCCTTATATAGTTTTCAACTACCAGAAGGTTCTGTCGCTACTTCGCTTTCGCTGTGGGTCAATGGCATCGAACAGCCCTCTCGTCTAACAACAAGAGGCAAAGCAGATAGTGCCTATGTTGAAATTGTTGGTGTAGAAAAAAGAGATCCTGCATTGCTCCATTGGCAAGAAGGCAATCGACTTACGGTAACTGTTTTCCCTTGTCCCACAACAGAAGACCGCATCTTTAAAATTGGCATTACCAGCCCTATGGTTGTCAAAGACAATCAATTGGTTTTACCCCCTCTAGAAATAGAAGGGCCTCCTGCTTTTTTTGCCGAAAAAGTACAACAAATTACCTTTCCAAGCCGCCCCAATTTTACTTATACAGAAGACTATTTAGGGAATATCAGTTGCCCCAAAGTTCCTTTGAGTGATCAGCATTTTAATTTCCAAAACCGAACTTTTTGGGTAGAACCCTATGAGGCAGATACCAAATATTTTGATCCTAGTGTTATTTATTTGGATGTTAACAAAAGTTGGACACCAACAGAATTTGAACAAGTTTGCCGTATTTTTTCTGACAAGGACATCTATCTTTATCATCAAGACAGTTTGCACCTTGTCCAACCGAATGCTATGGATTTGTTTCATCAAGCCAATCAAACTAATTTTAGCTTGTTTCCCTTGGATCTTATTCAAGATCGCTCAAAAGCACTCTTGGTTAGTAAATCCACTGCAAAATCACCCAACCTTAATGATCTAAAAAATACAGCCTTTGGCAAATTGATGATAAAGGATTTAGTCAAGCAACAGACACCGCTTCCGCTCTATAACCTGTCTGCTAGTTTATCTCCTTATTTACAAAGTTTAAAGGAATTTTATGTATTTAATTACGATCAAGGATCCTTAGAACAGCTCAAAAACAGGGTAAAACAACAACAATTTATCGCCATGCATCCAAGCACCAATGCAAGCGTTTTGCATCAATCGGACATGGTACTCTATTCGCAAGTCCAAAAACAACCCATTGAGTCTACCGCTCCAGATCACCTGATGCGTTTGTTTGCTTATCATCAAATCCTAAAAAAGATTGGTAGGGGGTATTTTTCCAGTGGTTACGAAAATGAAGAACTCGTTGCCATCGCCCAACAAGCTCATATTGTCTCTCCCATATCCAGCATGATTGTCTTAGAAACAAAAAAAGACTATGAACGTTTTGGAATTGAAGAAAATGAAGAAGGACTAGGCAATGTTTCTACTCCAAAACAAGGGTTAAACAATGCTGTTCAGCAGCATTCTGGTGCTGTTCCAGAACCACATGAATGGCTTTTTATGGGCTTAATTGCTTTGGGGCTCCTTGTCCTGCAATTAAAAAAAATGAAATTATAGGCTCAATATGGCACTAAAAATAATGCTAAACTCCAAAACTGTTTTAATTGGAAGCCTCATAGCCATTGCAACCACCTTAGGAATACCCGTTTGGATGGAATATTTGCAGGGAGGCTTCCTTTTTTATTGCACAATTTTATTGGCACCTTATATTTTGTACGTTCAACAAAAAGAGGTAGCTAGCACTCGCTATGCTTGGGCAAGCTTGATTAGTGCGCTTGGGCATTTGTACTTGGGCATGAACATTTTGTATTTGGCAGCCTATCTATTTTTTGTTTTATTTTTAGTAGAATGGAAATGGGGGAAATTAAATGCCTTATCAATTTACTGGATTTTTATCCTTTCGCCACTAACTGTTTTTCTATTTAGTGTGTTTAGTTTTCCTATTCGTCTAGAATTGTCCCGATTGGCAAGTTGGTTACTTCATTTTATTCAGCCTCAACTAAGTTGCCAAGGTAATATTATTCTACTCCATGGAACTGCATTTTCTGTTGATGAAGCCTGTATGGGACTCAATATGGTTAGTTATAGCTATTTAGTCATCTTGGTCTTGATAGCTTATTTTGAACAACAACTTAAAAAGCAACTTGCAAAAGCTTGGATCATAATTATTTTGAGCCTTGGAACTGTTTTGATCTTATTGGCTAATTTATTTCGAATCATTGCCATTATCCTAGCCCAAGCCATGCCCGAAACCTTTGCTCATGAAGCAATAGGCATCTTAAGTTGGTTATTTTATGTTGTTTTACCTACCTTTTTCTTAGTAAAATTTGTGGTACAACAATGGGGTGGTTCTCCTGCTCTTTCAGCTCCCAAAACACTGCCTCCTGCTCTCCTTTTTGGCTTGCTTAGTAGTTGTTTATTGCTCTTAGGCGTTGGGAGCTACCAAACCTTATTACATCCTCCCGTTCCTCCGCTAGCAATCGTTCCTACCCCTCTAAATGGTTTTGAACAAACAATAACTCAAGGTGGTGTGGTGCAACTTAAAAATGAGGAAGCATTGATTTACATCAAACCTGCCTGTGCTCCCTACCGTGCCGACCACTCGCCCAATATCTGCTGGAAAGGCAGCGGTTATAGCTTTAGCAAAGAACAAATCCAAACCATTGGCAATCGATCAATCCTTACCGCTCAATTGCAAAAAGGAAACGATATATTGTATACTGCTTGGTGGTATGACAATGGAAACCATCAAACCACCAGTCAAATAGAGTGGCGTTGGAATGCCCTAAAAGGTAAGGGGCATTATCAATTGATTAATATTACCGTTGAAGAAGAAGCTTTATTAGAAAAATACTTATCTTCTTTTTAATTTTACTCCACGAAATATAACTACTTTAGGGGCTAATCTATCTAG from Aureispira anguillae encodes:
- a CDS encoding winged helix-turn-helix domain-containing protein; the protein is MIENLNKVFESRVRLGIMSILMVNEWVEFKALKDLLKVTDGNLASHLSALEKKQLIDVKKEFVGKKPRTTYNATTEGKTLFNKHLTALEALINKEK
- a CDS encoding XrtN system VIT domain-containing protein; its protein translation is METTTRYYENRDQVFYWGLGLIACCLSLYVFLLQSHSTNSTIETSIFINYGAVLFYLTMLCGSNYNRSKNILRQTNRYHYICLLTLATISCLTLNISINIFDQFSTWVMVYMSLMYGGLIGFCFLDKLPNQLRIPLFFVLGMGTALSTYFTLFLLPLMPFGLVLCFVLGLSLHLVVPLFVLLNSITLFVRTEKTKMEKTAYGIGLASPCLFALLFVLQWAQTNQLIEATYHQTKSTQKYHLPAWIRLSQQLSDGFFTERILKGGIVYTSFHNSSWGGWEAMTLNSFRDKKEHDPLVAIASIFSGELPISHTDRVRILKFYNNNRHDAHRKLWSGKNLSTTKIETKTQIYPEYRLAYTEKTFIIKNNSRQSWRSEEALYSFQLPEGSVATSLSLWVNGIEQPSRLTTRGKADSAYVEIVGVEKRDPALLHWQEGNRLTVTVFPCPTTEDRIFKIGITSPMVVKDNQLVLPPLEIEGPPAFFAEKVQQITFPSRPNFTYTEDYLGNISCPKVPLSDQHFNFQNRTFWVEPYEADTKYFDPSVIYLDVNKSWTPTEFEQVCRIFSDKDIYLYHQDSLHLVQPNAMDLFHQANQTNFSLFPLDLIQDRSKALLVSKSTAKSPNLNDLKNTAFGKLMIKDLVKQQTPLPLYNLSASLSPYLQSLKEFYVFNYDQGSLEQLKNRVKQQQFIAMHPSTNASVLHQSDMVLYSQVQKQPIESTAPDHLMRLFAYHQILKKIGRGYFSSGYENEELVAIAQQAHIVSPISSMIVLETKKDYERFGIEENEEGLGNVSTPKQGLNNAVQQHSGAVPEPHEWLFMGLIALGLLVLQLKKMKL
- the xrtN gene encoding exosortase N, whose product is MLNSKTVLIGSLIAIATTLGIPVWMEYLQGGFLFYCTILLAPYILYVQQKEVASTRYAWASLISALGHLYLGMNILYLAAYLFFVLFLVEWKWGKLNALSIYWIFILSPLTVFLFSVFSFPIRLELSRLASWLLHFIQPQLSCQGNIILLHGTAFSVDEACMGLNMVSYSYLVILVLIAYFEQQLKKQLAKAWIIIILSLGTVLILLANLFRIIAIILAQAMPETFAHEAIGILSWLFYVVLPTFFLVKFVVQQWGGSPALSAPKTLPPALLFGLLSSCLLLLGVGSYQTLLHPPVPPLAIVPTPLNGFEQTITQGGVVQLKNEEALIYIKPACAPYRADHSPNICWKGSGYSFSKEQIQTIGNRSILTAQLQKGNDILYTAWWYDNGNHQTTSQIEWRWNALKGKGHYQLINITVEEEALLEKYLSSF
- a CDS encoding DUF5713 family protein; the protein is MMHQKELKNETTRQYNFLSEMYADTYFPSFLVDKIKNILVELCFKIEKEQPQNLEALYLITHASTEKINDLEQEFYENDSEIETAARDCIGGDFEAVAIAYGYDADIEMLIATRDW
- a CDS encoding phosphodiester glycosidase family protein, with protein sequence MKKYISIGVILLLMLVSCQNRKVAAISIPILSYEVNPQKEKIAFYLKDRSGNNYNRFTKLKAALAQEGKELVFAMNGGMYQKDFSPVGLYIEQGIVLSPMDDAKNRAGNFYLQPNGVFYLTKSNEGKICPSANFKLGNHINYATQSGPMLVIDGKIHAKFNATSSNINIRNGVGILPNGNLLFALSKEKINFYSFALFFKEKGCRNALYLDGFVSKAYLPSQDWVKEDGNFGVIIGQTQ